A DNA window from Leopardus geoffroyi isolate Oge1 chromosome A1, O.geoffroyi_Oge1_pat1.0, whole genome shotgun sequence contains the following coding sequences:
- the LOC123597432 gene encoding olfactory receptor 2T11 produces MKNITLSSDFILLGLLVNNETTGIVFAVIFAIFVVAVTANLVMIFLIQVDSRLHTPMYFLLSQLSIMDTLFICTTVPKLLVDMVSKEKTISFVGCGIQIFLYLSMIGSEFFLLGLMAYDRYVAVCNPLRYPVLMNRRVCLLLAAGAWFGGSLDGFLLTPITMNVPYCHSRNINHFFCEIPAVLRLACADTSLYETLMYICCVLMLLIPISIISISYSLILLTVHRMRSAEGRKKAFTTCSSHLTVVSIFYGAAFYTYVLPQSFHTPEQDKVVSAFYTIVTPMLNPLIYSLRNKDVMGAFQKILSRCLSAQKVSTSDA; encoded by the coding sequence ATGAAGAATATAACTTTATCTTCTGATTTTATCCTCCTGGGACTTCTGGTGAACAATGAAACTACTGGGATTGTCTTTGctgttatttttgctatttttgtggTAGCTGTAACTGCAAATTTGGTCATGATATTCTTGATTCAGGTGGACTCCCGTCTCCATACTCCTATGTACTTTCTGCTCAGCCAGCTGTCCATCATGGATACTCTTTTCATTTGTACCACTGTCCCAAAACTTCTGGTCGACATGGTTTCTAAAGAGAAGACCATTTCCTTTGTGGGTTGCGGCATCCAGATCTTCCTCTACTTGAGCATGATTGGCTCGGAGTTCTTCCTCTTGGGCctcatggcctatgaccgctatgtggcTGTCTGTAACCCTCTTAGGTATCCAGTACTGATGAACCGCAGGGTGTGTCTCCTGCTGGCTGCTGGTGCCTGGTTTGGGGGGTCCCTGGATGGCTTTCTGCTCACCCCCATCACCATGAATGTTCCCTATTGTCACTCCCGAAATATCAACCATTTTTTCTGTGAGATCCCTGCAGTTCTTAGACTAGCCTGTGCTGACACATCCTTGTATGAAACCTTGATGTACATCTGCTGTGTACTAATGTTGCTCATCCCTATCTCTATCATCTCAATCTCCTACTCTCTTATTTTGTTAACTGTCCACAGAATGCGCTCTGCTGAAGGCCGGAAAAAGGCCTTTACTACTTGCTCTTCCCACTTGACTGTGGTCAGCATTTTCTATGGGGCTGCCTTCTACACTTATGTTCTGCCCCAGTCTTTTCACACTCCTGAGCAGGACAAAGTAGTTTCAGCCTTCTATACCATTGTCACACCCATGCTCAATCCTCTTATCTACAGCCTCAGAAACAAGGATGTCATGGGGGCATTTCAAAAGATATTGTCAAGATGTTTATCTGCTCAGAAAGTATCCACAAGTGATGCTTAG